The following proteins are encoded in a genomic region of Glycine max cultivar Williams 82 chromosome 18, Glycine_max_v4.0, whole genome shotgun sequence:
- the LOC102665255 gene encoding cation/H(+) antiporter 15 isoform X1, with translation MSHNHSHASPISMKVGQDDNLIHNAMHAGITKAETLFGGSFICHSTANQINSKGIWFGDDPLAYYLPVFLLQLCLIFIFTHFIHLILKPFGQPSFVSQIIGGVTLGPSILGRNTAFIDKVFPSKGRNVIDTMGFFGFMLFVFLTGVKIDPTITFRSGKRTFAIGILGYFVPYTFAKTVVFMLTRFATLDSDVSKVLPIVIEIQCISAFPVITRFLVELQILNSEIGRLATSSSLVCDICFLFVMTIKFVARLSSTKSIGTSIGSFLSPTLFLIFIIFVVHPAAIWAIRQSPEGKPVQEIYICGVFLTLIFCGFLGEVFGLNAIVVSFFVGLAIPDGPPLGAALVNKLDSFVSVVFVPILFIIVGLRTDVYAIQKMKNIATIQFIICIAFCGKVLGALLPLIFLRMPFRDAFALGLIMNCKGTIELYLLISLKLKKAMNDECFTILVLTLVLVAGIVSPIVKTLYDPSKRFLAYKRRTIMHHRKDEELRILACIHRHDNVLAIMNLLAASNPTKASPINLVVLQLIKLVGRSSSLLVAHVPRKMLSHHSTQTEKIFNSFNKFEDVYKGKVTLHSYKGISPYATMHNDVCYLALEKRTTFIIIPFHKQWILGGTTESSFAFKQLNKNVLEKAPCSVGVLIDRGNQKMFWCGFKKGSIYQVAMLFFGGADDREALSYARRMLDQPYVHITLFHFSSPTEIVGGTERSKMLDTQILSEFRLKAFRNERVSYKEEMVMDGKDVLSVIEYMESCYDLVMVGRKHADSKLMSEIGKWKHGELGIIGEILASLNIGAKTSILVVQQQTRFWGSRDPEESTHLRKEDI, from the exons ATGTCTCATAACCACTCTCATGCATCTCCAATATCGATGAAAGTAGGCCAGGACGACAACCTCATTCACAATGCCATGCATGCTGGAATTACCAAGGCAGAAACGTTGTTTGGAGGTTCTTTCATATGCCACAGTACAGCTAATCAAATCAACTCCAAGGGAATCTGGTTTGGAGATGACCCTCTTGCATATTATCTCCCTGTCTTCTTGCTCCAACTTTGCCTCATATTCATCTTTACCCATTTCATTCATCTTATTCTCAAGCCATTTGGTCAACCGTCTTTTGTTTCTCAGATTATT GGTGGTGTGACTTTAGGTCCTTCTATTCTGGGGCGCAACACAGCATTCATTGACAAGGTTTTCCCATCAAAAGGAAGAAATGTGATTGATACCATGGGCTTTTTCGGTTTTATGTTATTTGTCTTCTTAACTGGGGTAAAGATAGATCCAACCATCACTTTTAGATCAGGCAAAAGGACTTTTGCCATAGGAATTTTAGGCTACTTTGTTCCTTACACTTTTGCCAAAACGGTTGTCTTTATGCTCACACGCTTTGCAACATTGGATAGTGATGTCTCTAAGGTGCTTCCTATTGTGATAGAAATTCAATGTATCTCAGCCTTTCCAGTAATTACTCGTTTTCTTGTTGAGCTTCAGATCCTCAATTCAGAGATTGGGCGATTGGCCACTTCTTCTTCATTAGTGTGTGatatttgtttcctttttgttaTGACAATAAAGTTTGTTGCAAGGTTATCCTCCACAAAGTCAATAGGAACATCTATTGGATCTTTCTTGTCCCCCACGCTATTTCTTATATTCATCATCTTTGTAGTTCACCCAGCTGCAATATGGGCAATTCGACAATCACCAGAAGGGAAACCTGTTCAAGAAATTTATATATGTGGTGTTTTTCTAACACTAATATTTTGTGGATTCTTAGGTGAAGTTTTTGGCCTAAATGCGATTGTTGTATCTTTCTTTGTGGGGCTGGCTATACCAGATGGTCCACCATTAGGAGCGGCATTGGTAAATAAGCTTGATTCCTTTGTTTCAGTGGTGTTCGTGCCTATCCTTTTTATAATAGTTGGATTAAGGACAGATGTGTACGCCATACAGAAGATGAAGAACATAGCTACAATTCAATTCATTATCTGCATTGCTTTTTGTGGGAAAGTTTTAGGGGCTTTATTACCTCTCATCTTCCTTAGGATGCCATTCCGAGATGCCTTTGCTCTTGGTCTTATAATGAACTGCAAAGGCACTATTGAATTGTACTTGTTGATtagcttgaaattaaaaaaa GCCATGAATGATGAATGCTTTACAATTTTGGTTCTTACTTTAGTGCTTGTAGCCGGGATTGTGTCACCTATTGTGAAAACTCTATATGATCCTTCTAAGAGGTTTCTTGCTTACAAAAGGAGGACAATTATGCATCACAGAAAGGATGAAGAACTACGCATACTAGCTTGTATTCATAGACATGATAATGTTTTGGCTATTATGAACCTCCTTGCAGCTTCCAACCCCACTAAAGCAAGCCCTATTAACTTAGTTGTGCTTCAGCTTATTAAGCTTGTGGGGAGATCTTCCTCTCTTCTTGTTGCACACGTGCCGCGAAAAATGCTTAGTCACCATTCTACTCAAACTGAAAAGATTTTCAACTCATTCAACAAGTTTGAAGATGTATACAAGGGCAAGGTCACACTACATTCCTATAAGGGCATTTCTCCTTATGCTACAATGCACAATGATGTGTGCTACTTGGCACTTGAAAAGAGAACAACTTTTATCATCATACCTTTTCATAAGCAATGGATACTTGGAGGGACAACTGAGTCATCTTTTGCTTTTAAGCAGCTCAATAAGAATGTCCTAGAGAAAGCTCCTTGCTCAGTTGGTGTCCTCATTGATCGTGGTAACCAAAAGATGTTTTGGTGTGGCTTCAAAAAGGGATCAATATATCAAGTAGCTATGCTCTTCTTTGGTGGTGCAGATGATCGAGAAGCACTTTCATATGCGAGACGCATGTTAGATCAACCTTATGTACATATTActctttttcatttctcatCTCCAACTGAGATTGTTGGAGGAACAGAAAGGAGCAAAATGCTTGACACACAGATCTTGAGTGAGTTTAGGCTTAAGGCTTTTCGGAATGAGAGAGTTTCTTACAAAGAGGAGATGGTAATGGATGGAAAGGATGTACTTTCAGTTATTGAATACATGGAGAGTTGTTATGACCTTGTCATGGTTGGGAGGAAGCACGCAGATTCAAAATTAATGTCAGAAATTGGAAAATGGAAGCATGGAGAATTGGGAATTATAGGAGAGATTCTTGCCTCTTTAAATATAGGAGCCAAAACATCAATTTTAGTTGTGCAACAACAAACCAGATTTTGGGGATCACGTGATCCAGAAGAATCCACACATTTGAGAAAAGAAGATATATAG
- the LOC100804488 gene encoding cation/H(+) antiporter 14: MIGAVSLSITSLSLSHSLKFICVVPIVGLGFGHCFGALTFLKFIEMDIERTDQLSSYGMIGDEKFVCQYVLKHTSKGIWFGDNPLYQDTSVLFIQIIVMYIVGRIIYLLLRPCHQTFLISQIVAGIILGPLFLGQHNSSYEMIFSTPSQMTLTTFAEFGMIIHFFKMGVQINPKLILKIEKQAVTIGLIGHMSAIALGGVIFNIVKVMYPEGIKDTDVHVLVISSSVTTFPVISGFLAEMNILNSEIGRMAISTSMVSDSCMWILYFVVINSAKAVEQQTYIPVTEIAVTICYFSILFFFLRPLVIWISNRNPQGKPMTESHFLSIICILLFVAFSASVAGQPPFLVAFCFGLILPDGPPLGSVLAERLDTIGSTLMVPSYCTITGLRTNVPSLVKSKTITIQVILIATYVGKFVGTILPSLHFQIEFWDSFALALIMCCKGLVDLCMLNMLLNSKAIEELPFTLAIFTMVVVTGFASIVVHYIYDPSRRYKAYIRKTIKGGQHEPDIKILVCVHNEENVYPIINLLQASNPTKATPISVFVIHLMELSGRAISTLTKSKSTNKSSQHIKNVFDQFQMHNKEGVMLQCFTAITPYVSMHDDICYMAMDSKSNIVIMPFHKQWSMDGNVEYSNASIRILNQNVLKKAPCSVGIFIDRSQMRGKLLIIYEKSLCEIAMVFLGGGDDQEALAYSLRMAQHPNVRLTVFWVTIKMQDNQRKTKNPYIDLMEHIRYSSYHEGKVTFKEEIVEDGAGTTQVIRMIEGHYSLVIVGRHHMADSPCTLGLTEWCDIPELGPLGNLLATSDFTFSVLVVQQQPPFNYEFQYIT, encoded by the exons ATGATTGGGGCAG TCTCTCTTTCCATcacctctctttctctctcacatTCTTTGAAGTTTATTTGCGTTGTTCCTATCGTTGGTCTGGGTTTTGGCCATTGTTTTGGAGCATTaacttttcttaaatttattgaaatggaTATTGAAAGGACAGATCAATTGAGTTCTTATGGAATGATTGGCGATGAAAAATTTGTATGTCAATATGTATTAAAACACACAAGCAAGGGTATTTGGTTTGGAGACAATCCCCTCTACCAAGACACATCTGtcttatttattcaaattattgTTATGTACATTGTCGGCAGAATCATTTATCTCTTGTTAAGGCCTTGTCATCAAACCTTTCTCATTTCACAGATTgtg GCTGGAATCATATTGGGTCCTTTATTTCTAGGTCAACACAATTCAAGTTATGAGATGATATTTTCAACACCAAGCCAAATGACACTCACAACATTTGCAGAATTTGGCATGATAATCCATTTCTTTAAGATGGGGGTGCAAATCAATCCCAAGCTAATCTTAAAGATAGAAAAACAAGCCGTAACAATTGGTCTAATAGGCCACATGTCTGCTATAGCACTTGGTGGTGTAATTTTCAATATTGTTAAAGTAATGTACCCTGAAGGGATTAAAGACACTGATGTTCATGTTTTAGTGATATCATCTTCGGTCACTACATTTCCTGTTATTAGTGGCTTCCTAGCTGAGATGAACATTCTTAATTCAGAAATTGGACGCATGGCTATATCCACTTCCATGGTTAGTGATTCATGCATGTGGATATTGTATTTTGTGGTAATCAATAGTGCTAAAGCAGTAGAACAACAAACATATATACCTGTTACAGAAATAGCTGTGACAATTTGTTATTTCTCcatcttattcttttttctaaGGCCATTGGTTATATGGATCTCCAACCGTAATCCACAAGGAAAGCCTATGACAGAAAGTCATTTCTTGTCAATCATTTGTATATTACTATTTGTTGCATTTTCTGCAAGTGTTGCAGGACAACCTCCTTTCCTTGTTGCATTTTGTTTTGGCTTGATCTTGCCAGATGGTCCCCCTTTAGGTTCTGTTTTGGCTGAAAGACTTGACACTATTGGTTCTACTTTAATGGTTCCATCTTATTGCACTATTACTGGCCTCAGGACCAATGTTCCTTCATTAGTAAAATCCAAGACAATAACCATACAAGTTATCTTAATTGCAACGTATGTAGGAAAGTTTGTGGGAACCATTTTACCATCGCttcactttcagattgaatttTGGGATTCTTTTGCACTAGCTCTAATCATGTGTTGCAAAGGCCTTGTTGATCTCTGCATGCTCAACATGTTATTAAATTCTAAG GCAATAGAAGAACTACCTTTCACCCTTGCTATATTTACTATGGTGGTCGTAACTGGATTTGCATCTATAGTAGTTCATTACATATATGATCCTTCAAGGAGGTATAAAGCCTATATTAGAAAGACAATTAAGGGTGGTCAACATGAACCTGATATCAAAATACTTGTCTGTGTTCACAACGAAGAAAATGTATATCCAATCATCAACCTTCTTCAAGCCTCCAACCCTACAAAGGCTACACCCATTTCAGTCTTTGTCATACATCTCATGGAGCTCTCAGGCAGGGCAATTTCCACTCtcacaaaaagtaaaagtacTAACAAGTCATCTCAACACATAAAAAATGTCTTTGATCAATTTCAAATGCATAATAAAGAGGGTGTCATGTTGCAATGTTTCACTGCAATTACCCCATATGTAAGCATGCACGATGATATATGCTACATGGCAATGGACTCCAAATCTAACATTGTGATTATGCCATTTCATAAGCAATGGTCCATGGATGGAAATGTTGAGTACTCCAATGCTTCAATTAGGATACTAAACCAAAATGTTTTAAAGAAAGCTCCTTGCTCAGTTGGAATCTTTATAGATCGAAGCCAAATGAGAGGCAAACTCTTAATCATATATGAGAAGTCACTTTGTGAAATTGCCATGGTCTTCTTAGGTGGAGGTGATGACCAAGAAGCCTTGGCTTATAGTTTACGTATGGCTCAACATCCAAATGTGAGACTAACAGTGTTTTGGGTAACAATTAAAATGCAAGACAACCAAAGGAAAACAAAGAACCCTTACATTGACTTGATGGAGCACATACGTTATAGTAGTTACCATGAAGGCAAAGTGACCTTCAAGGAAGAGATTGTGGAAGATGGAGCTGGAACAACACAAGTTATTCGAATGATAGAAGGACATTATAGTTTGGTCATAGTGGGTAGACATCACATGGCAGACTCTCCATGTACATTGGGCTTGACAGAATGGTGTGATATTCCTGAACTTGGTCCACTTGGGAACCTCTTAGCGACATCAGATTTTACATTTTCAGTTTTGGTTGTACAACAACAACCCCCCTTTAATTATGAATTTCAGTATATTACgtga
- the LOC100306192 gene encoding uncharacterized protein LOC100306192, which produces MGNSLRCCLACVLPCGALDLIRIVHLNGYVEEITRPITAGEVLKANPNHVLSKPSSQGVVRRILILSPETELKRGSIYFLIPESSLPENKRHAGKGSIGGDSGIKKKASTMKSNKGSSDVDYSSLPQGYLKVTHKGSKEKRSSCRDRRKGRIGIWRPHLESILED; this is translated from the coding sequence ATGGGAAACAGCTTAAGGTGTTGTTTGGCTTGTGTTCTTCCATGTGGGGCTCTAGACTTGATTCGAATAGTCCATTTAAACGGCTATGTGGAAGAGATTACACGTCCAATCACAGCAGGAGAGGTTCTAAAAGCCAACCCTAACCATGTTCTAAGCAAACCTAGCTCTCAAGGAGTCGTTCGTCGGATTTTGATCCTCTCGCCGGAGACCGAGCTCAAGAGGGGCAGCATATACTTCTTGATCCCGGAATCTTCACTGCCGGAGAATAAACGGCACGCCGGAAAGGGAAGCATTGGTGGTGATAGTGgtataaaaaagaaagcatCAACAATGAAAAGCAACAAGGGTAGTAGTGATGTTGATTATTCTTCACTACCACAAGGGTACCTCAAAGTCACTCACAAAGGTTCTAAAGAGAAGAGATCGTCGTGCCGGGATCGCCGGAAAGGCCGCATCGGAATATGGAGGCCTCATTTAGAGAGTATATTGGAAGATTAG
- the LOC102665255 gene encoding cation/H(+) antiporter 15 isoform X2 codes for MGFFGFMLFVFLTGVKIDPTITFRSGKRTFAIGILGYFVPYTFAKTVVFMLTRFATLDSDVSKVLPIVIEIQCISAFPVITRFLVELQILNSEIGRLATSSSLVCDICFLFVMTIKFVARLSSTKSIGTSIGSFLSPTLFLIFIIFVVHPAAIWAIRQSPEGKPVQEIYICGVFLTLIFCGFLGEVFGLNAIVVSFFVGLAIPDGPPLGAALVNKLDSFVSVVFVPILFIIVGLRTDVYAIQKMKNIATIQFIICIAFCGKVLGALLPLIFLRMPFRDAFALGLIMNCKGTIELYLLISLKLKKAMNDECFTILVLTLVLVAGIVSPIVKTLYDPSKRFLAYKRRTIMHHRKDEELRILACIHRHDNVLAIMNLLAASNPTKASPINLVVLQLIKLVGRSSSLLVAHVPRKMLSHHSTQTEKIFNSFNKFEDVYKGKVTLHSYKGISPYATMHNDVCYLALEKRTTFIIIPFHKQWILGGTTESSFAFKQLNKNVLEKAPCSVGVLIDRGNQKMFWCGFKKGSIYQVAMLFFGGADDREALSYARRMLDQPYVHITLFHFSSPTEIVGGTERSKMLDTQILSEFRLKAFRNERVSYKEEMVMDGKDVLSVIEYMESCYDLVMVGRKHADSKLMSEIGKWKHGELGIIGEILASLNIGAKTSILVVQQQTRFWGSRDPEESTHLRKEDI; via the exons ATGGGCTTTTTCGGTTTTATGTTATTTGTCTTCTTAACTGGGGTAAAGATAGATCCAACCATCACTTTTAGATCAGGCAAAAGGACTTTTGCCATAGGAATTTTAGGCTACTTTGTTCCTTACACTTTTGCCAAAACGGTTGTCTTTATGCTCACACGCTTTGCAACATTGGATAGTGATGTCTCTAAGGTGCTTCCTATTGTGATAGAAATTCAATGTATCTCAGCCTTTCCAGTAATTACTCGTTTTCTTGTTGAGCTTCAGATCCTCAATTCAGAGATTGGGCGATTGGCCACTTCTTCTTCATTAGTGTGTGatatttgtttcctttttgttaTGACAATAAAGTTTGTTGCAAGGTTATCCTCCACAAAGTCAATAGGAACATCTATTGGATCTTTCTTGTCCCCCACGCTATTTCTTATATTCATCATCTTTGTAGTTCACCCAGCTGCAATATGGGCAATTCGACAATCACCAGAAGGGAAACCTGTTCAAGAAATTTATATATGTGGTGTTTTTCTAACACTAATATTTTGTGGATTCTTAGGTGAAGTTTTTGGCCTAAATGCGATTGTTGTATCTTTCTTTGTGGGGCTGGCTATACCAGATGGTCCACCATTAGGAGCGGCATTGGTAAATAAGCTTGATTCCTTTGTTTCAGTGGTGTTCGTGCCTATCCTTTTTATAATAGTTGGATTAAGGACAGATGTGTACGCCATACAGAAGATGAAGAACATAGCTACAATTCAATTCATTATCTGCATTGCTTTTTGTGGGAAAGTTTTAGGGGCTTTATTACCTCTCATCTTCCTTAGGATGCCATTCCGAGATGCCTTTGCTCTTGGTCTTATAATGAACTGCAAAGGCACTATTGAATTGTACTTGTTGATtagcttgaaattaaaaaaa GCCATGAATGATGAATGCTTTACAATTTTGGTTCTTACTTTAGTGCTTGTAGCCGGGATTGTGTCACCTATTGTGAAAACTCTATATGATCCTTCTAAGAGGTTTCTTGCTTACAAAAGGAGGACAATTATGCATCACAGAAAGGATGAAGAACTACGCATACTAGCTTGTATTCATAGACATGATAATGTTTTGGCTATTATGAACCTCCTTGCAGCTTCCAACCCCACTAAAGCAAGCCCTATTAACTTAGTTGTGCTTCAGCTTATTAAGCTTGTGGGGAGATCTTCCTCTCTTCTTGTTGCACACGTGCCGCGAAAAATGCTTAGTCACCATTCTACTCAAACTGAAAAGATTTTCAACTCATTCAACAAGTTTGAAGATGTATACAAGGGCAAGGTCACACTACATTCCTATAAGGGCATTTCTCCTTATGCTACAATGCACAATGATGTGTGCTACTTGGCACTTGAAAAGAGAACAACTTTTATCATCATACCTTTTCATAAGCAATGGATACTTGGAGGGACAACTGAGTCATCTTTTGCTTTTAAGCAGCTCAATAAGAATGTCCTAGAGAAAGCTCCTTGCTCAGTTGGTGTCCTCATTGATCGTGGTAACCAAAAGATGTTTTGGTGTGGCTTCAAAAAGGGATCAATATATCAAGTAGCTATGCTCTTCTTTGGTGGTGCAGATGATCGAGAAGCACTTTCATATGCGAGACGCATGTTAGATCAACCTTATGTACATATTActctttttcatttctcatCTCCAACTGAGATTGTTGGAGGAACAGAAAGGAGCAAAATGCTTGACACACAGATCTTGAGTGAGTTTAGGCTTAAGGCTTTTCGGAATGAGAGAGTTTCTTACAAAGAGGAGATGGTAATGGATGGAAAGGATGTACTTTCAGTTATTGAATACATGGAGAGTTGTTATGACCTTGTCATGGTTGGGAGGAAGCACGCAGATTCAAAATTAATGTCAGAAATTGGAAAATGGAAGCATGGAGAATTGGGAATTATAGGAGAGATTCTTGCCTCTTTAAATATAGGAGCCAAAACATCAATTTTAGTTGTGCAACAACAAACCAGATTTTGGGGATCACGTGATCCAGAAGAATCCACACATTTGAGAAAAGAAGATATATAG